A genomic window from Sparus aurata chromosome 4, fSpaAur1.1, whole genome shotgun sequence includes:
- the socs4 gene encoding suppressor of cytokine signaling 4 has translation MSEKKPRGSDTRPKCGLRSWSADSYVWKGKKRSRSSRNGSSPGGLEVDGTEELGVRSTSCPRRRRERKCSCSTLGEADIDVVCRKALSRRSLRQKFQDAVGQCLPLRSHHHHHHHHHPSGSSRPFSVLFWSKRKIHVSELMQDKCPFSSKSELARCWHLIKNQATHQSALKDMETPLKPNVSSSSSSPPQTPLSWDDICCSPGPGGTSLEDWDPSCPHGGAEGRCGHTDYVLVPDLLQINNSPCYWGVLNRFEAEELLEGKPEGTFLLRDSAQDEFLFSVSFRRYSRSLHARIEQNDKRFSFDVRDPCMYRDPSVTGLLRHYSDPATCLFFEPLLSRPLSRTFPFSLQHLCRTVICSCTTYQGIDNLPLPHQLRDYLRQYHIKYDGACAV, from the coding sequence ATGTCAGAGAAGAAGCCACGAGGCTCCGATACGCGCCCTAAATGTGGCCTCCGCAGTTGGAGTGCAGACAGTTATGTTTGGAAGGGGAAGAAACGATCCCGGAGCTCACGCAACGGGTCGAGTCCAGGCGGGCTGGAGGTGGACGGGACGGAGGAGCTGGGTGTGCGGTCGACATCCTGTCCGAGGCGGcgcagagagaggaagtgtaGCTGCAGCACTCTTGGGGAAGCAGACATTGATGTAGTGTGTCGGAAGGCCTTGTCCCGCCGCTCTCTGCGGCAGAAGTTTCAGGATGCTGTGGGCCAGTGTCTTCCTCTGCGCtctcaccatcaccatcatcatcatcaccatccaTCGGGGTCCTCACGACCCTTCTCAGTGCTCTTCTGGTCCAAACGCAAGATCCATGTATCAGAGCTCATGCAGGACAAGTGTCCATTCTCGTCCAAATCTGAACTGGCCCGATGTTGGCACCTTATCAAAAATCAAGCCACCCACCAAAGTGCTCTCAAGGACATGGAAACCCCCCTCAAACCCAAtgtttcatcttcctcttcctccccaccACAGACCCCCCTCTCTTGGGACGACATCTGCTGCTCTCCTGGACCTGGAGGCACCAGCCTTGAGGACTGGGACCCTTCTTGTCCTCATGGTGGGGCAGAGGGTCGTTGCGGCCACACTGACTACGTCCTGGTCCCGGATCTCCTCCAGATCAACAACAGCCCCTGTTACTGGGGTGTGCTGAACCGCTTTgaggcagaggagctgctggagggcAAACCAGAGGGGACGTTTCTGCTCCGAGACTCCGCCCAGGATGAGTTCCTCTTCTCGGTCAGCTTCCGTCGCTACAGCCGCTCCCTTCATGCACGCATTGAGCAGAACGACAAGCGCTTCAGCTTTGACGTACGTGACCCGTGCATGTACCGGGATCCCAGCGTGACAGGACTACTGAGACACTACAGTGACCCGGCCACCTGCCTCTTCTTTGAGCCACTCCTCTCCCGGCCACTATCGAGGACCTTTCCTTTCTCACTGCAGCACCTGTGCAGGACTGTGATCTGTAGCTGCACCACCTACCAGGGCATTGACAACCTGCCGCTGCCACATCAGCTCAGGGACTACCTCCGACAATACCACATTAAATATGATGGGGCCTGTGCTGTGTGA